The Lachnospiraceae bacterium KM106-2 nucleotide sequence GAATGTGAAATGCATAGGTTGGAAAATAATAAAAGAAGAATAACTGTAAGATTAACGGTGTTCCTCTCACGATCAATAGATAAAACCGAACCGGCGTATGTATCAGCCAATGCTTTGACATTCGGCCAAAAGCAGCGACCAATCCTAATGGTAAGGCAAATAATAGCGTTAAAAAAAAGATTTCAAGCGTCGTAAGTGATGCCTGCAACATAACTTCAAATAACTTAAACAAAGCTTCTTGTGTCATTTCAAACCTCCACACTTTATAATGCTTTATTTCAGTAACGTATTACATTGATAATATGCTACCAAATGAAACTTTGCTTTATTATACCATAATTCGACAAAATGTCAAAGTGAAATATGAGATACGATATAATCATAGATTTCTTGTGTCTTTGCAGGACTATAATGAAGTCCATCTTTCTGTCCATTCTTACGCGTTACCCAGATATTCGCTTTTGTTCTCTTCGCATTCTCTTTTATTCCGATTACGTCCCTGATATCGATCCACTTAATTTTCGAGTTCAAAGACTTTTTAAGTTTGTTATTAAAATCATAGATTCCTTTTACGGGTACTTTACCAATCTGTTTTGTATTGGAACGGTTATGCTTATGAAAGTAGTTCTGAATCCTTTTCTCATCTACATAACCGACACTTACCACATATACCTTGCAATCTTTCCATTCTTTCTTTGCAAGACGGTTTAACTTTGCAGCATATAATTGATATGGGTTCTTTTTTAGAGCAGCAAGTCGATAGTCATTGACGCCTAGCCAAACAACGATGCAATCCCCTTTTCTCTTACACTCATTGATCTTTGGAATTCCTTCTTTTACAAACCATTGATATCCCTGACCACTTTTTGCTACAAATGTTGTCTTTGCACTCGTCTTAACCCAGTTGCTCATATTAAAAGTTCTCGAATCACCGACCATGATCAGTTTCTTATTAGTAGCAAACACATCCTTACCACAAAATATTAATATTATGATCGTAAGAAATAGGCCTAGATAAATTCTCTTTTTTTCCTTAACACCCTCAATTATTTTCTGCATAGAAAGCCCCCTTTAGATTTAATTACTTAAATCTTACGCTCCTGTACTAGTAAAGTCAAATAAGCTCATTGGAAAAGATTGCTTTTTGTTTCTTTTCCAATGAGCTTATTTATCATATTTTGTCGTTATTGAATGATCGTAATATCTTTATCAAACCATTTTTCTGAAATCTTAGCTAAAGTACCATCCGCTTTCATCTCTTTTAACTGCTTTTCAACCTCTTTACATAAAGAAGTCTCCCCTTTTCGAAATCCGATGACATACTGCTCATCTGCCAATGATTCCTCTAATACACGAAATCTCCCTTTTTCTTTTCCTGTATAATAACGAGCAACCACTTCATCTAACACAACGCAGTCCGAACCTTTCACCTTTAGATCCATCAATGCTTGCACATTATCATCTACTTTGATTAGTTCCTTTAGTCCATCTTTAAATTCCTTATGTTTATCGATTGCCAATGACGCTGTCGATCCATTTTGGATCGCTACCGTCTTTCCTTTTAGATCATCGATCGTTTTGATATCACTATCTGCTAATACGACCGCAACCTGCGTATTCTTCATATATGGCTTACTTAATGTCATTGATTTCGCATATTGATCACTATAGGAAAATCCATTCCAGATACAATCGATATTATTTGTATTTAGCTCTTGCTCTTTGGCATCCCAGCTAATTGGCTGAAGCTTTAACTTAACATCCATTCGTTTACAAACTTCTGTTGCGACATCAATGTCGAATCCAACTATTTCTTGATCATCATTTTTAAATCCCATCGGTGGAAATGATGCATCCAATCCTAAGATCAGTTCCCCTGCATCTTTTACATTTTCTAAGGAATGATCTTTGCCATCTGCTGCTTTCTCTGATTTACATCCTGCTACAAGCATACATAATACGAGCAATAGGCAAACTAAACTTCTTTTTTTCATAAATATCCTCCTGACGCAAAATAAAGTTGCTTTCTTATGGTAGCATACTAAAGTATTGTTGTCAAACTATTTTCTACCACTAATCTATATGTACCAAAGAGTCTGTCTCATACTGTAGACATTTATTATTACCCTGATCTTTTCTAGGGGAAAGGTGTGGAGAACTTTGTTCTCCATTTTCAATCAGAAGCCGGGAACCGCGCTTTTCGCCTTCTGGACTGGTACGAGCAGGTGGCGGATCTTTCCACTTGCTCGCACCAGTACCAGTCAGTTCCAATTGAAACAACTGGATGAAAGGTGTCTTTCATCCAAGCTTGGCAACTTTGTCGACAGAAAAAAGACAGTTAAAGATTATTCTTTAACTGTCTCTTTTAATAACTCTTCTCGCAAAAAGTCCACGATCTTCTTCGATGCATTTCCATCACCATATGGATTCTTCACTTTTGCCATACTCTCATAAGATTCTTCATTTAATAGCATTTCTTTCACTGCTGCATAAACTTTATTTTCATTAGTCCCTACAAGCAATAAACTCCCTGCTAACACGCCTTCCATTCTCTCCGTTACATCACGAAGTACTAGTACCGGCTTGCCAAGAGAAGGAGCTTCTTCTTGAATCCCACCACTATCAGTTAATACAAGATAGGAATGTCGCATCATATTATGACAGCCGATCACATCGAGTGGAGGGATCAGACGAATTCTCTCTTCTTCGCCAAATACTTCATTTGCAATCTCTATAACAGAAGGATTTGGATGAACGGGATAGACGATCTTAACATCTGGGAATTCTCTCACTGCTCTTAAGATTCCTTGAAAGATATGCCTTAGCGGTGTACCTAGATTTTCTCTTCGATGTGCGGTAAGAAAAATAAGTCTGCTACCTTTTGCCCAATCCAGAACTTCATGATGATAATTAGGCTGTATCGTAGACTTTAGCGCATCAATAGCTGTATTTCCAGTCACCAGAATCTGCTCCTTGCTTTTTCCTTCTCGCTCAAGATTACAAGCCGCTCGATCGGTAGGAGCAAAATGATACTTTGCTAGAATTCCCACACTCTGACGATTAAACTCTTCTGGAAATGGTGCATAGATGTCATGAGTTCTTAATCCTGCCTCTACATGACCAACTGGGATTCCAAGATAAAAAGCAGACAATGCTGTTGCATAAGTTGTCGTCGTATCACCATGAACTAAGACAAGATCCGGCTGCTCTAACAATAGAACTTCTTTCATCCTCTCTAAGATGGTAATCGTAATATCAAATAAGGTCTGATTCTCCTGCATTACATCAAGATTATGATGAGGAATGACTCCAAAACAATCTAAAACTTGATCTAACATTTCCTTATGTTGTCCTGTTACTGTCACGATCGTCTCAAACTGCTTCTCTTCTCTTAATGCTAGTACTAGCGGGCACATCTTGATTGCTTCTGGTCTTGTCCCAAATACAACCATGATCTTCTTCATAAGATCACCCTCCTTTTCTCCTTATTGTAAACAGTAGTGTAAAAAACAATCCGCATCCGAAGATACTTATTAGGATTCCCACTTTCCTATAAGGATAAGAATAGGTGAGTACGGTCGTTCCTTTATTGACCATTAATAACTGATTGCTATTTGCGATCTTCTGTTCTGACTTAAAGATATCCTGATAAGCCAAGGTTGTATTCACATGATCAAAATCAGATGTGATCGTAATCGAATCATTACCATAATCAACATCGATCGGAACAATCTTTCGTCTCGGAAGCTCATTTCCTTTTGTCTGAAATAGCTCTGTAAAGATAGGAAGTACGGATTCATCTTTCGTCAAAGTGTAATGATAATATAGATTAAATCCCATAAAATAAATCGAGTTATCCTCGTTAGATCCAAGATAGGGCAGCTCTCTTCCAAGAAACTCTACTTTACCCAGTACTTGATCCGTTCCTTGCAGAAACACTGTATTCCAAGCTTCATATTCTTTATCAAAAGATGCGGTAGAAAACTTAGTATCTTTATATTCCATATTAGGATACTGATCTTTGAACTGAATATCCTGAGCTGTTACACCAAGTAATTCATAGCGATTTGTCTTAGCATTGACCGGAATATGTCCCATATCGATAATAACACGGGTTCCTTGTGCCGCAACTTCTTCGATCAACTCTTCTGCTTTCTTTTTATCATGATAAGAGAATCCGGATAAATAAATGCAACGATACGATGTTAATTCTGCTTTTGTATAATCATCGATATATTCAGAACTTCCTGCTGTAAATACTGGAAAGGTTAGTGCGATCTGCTCTGCATGAGATCCGATACCAATTCCTTCATAGTTCGTTACAACACCAAAGGAGGAAGGAGTTTCTTTCTTAAACAGATAAGCTAGATTCGTCTCCTTCTTCAACTTATATCCAGACGCGTTGGCAGCTTCTACTAAATCCATTAAGCTTTCATTCTTTTTACCGACTAAATCCTTTTTGATCAGTACCGTGTCATTTCCCAATTCCACCGCCCGATCAAAGACATACCAATACGCTTCCTGCTCTATTGCAGTATTTAGATTTACAATCTGTTTCGCTGTGGAAGCTCCTTGCCATGCCCATCCGTAAGTATAAGATGTATTTCCTTCTTCAAAAAGGCCAAAGGATGGGTAGGAACCAAATTGACTCAGATCCATGATCGCTGTTCTCTGCTCTGTCATATCACGAAGAGAACTGATCTCTTCCTTCGTATTATGATGAGTAGGGGTATAATAACGTTTTAGGTTAAGTGATGGTGCACAATCTATAATCAGCAGTAACAATAGGAAGCCACAGAAAGACGGTCTTAATTTCTCCCATTCAGCAAAACTCAATAGTAAAAAGGCATAACCAATCGTTGCAAAACGCATCATCCAAAGCAGCTGACTAAGTGGTAATTTTGACAAGATCGGCACCATTTCTGGTGTAGTACAAAGTAAGATAATAAGTGTCAGTACGTAACCAGCTTTTCTTCTTTGTTTTCCAAGTAATAATCCAAGGATCGCGATCACAAGAAAGGAAATTCCATAATAGAACGTATCTGTTATTCCATCGATTCGATTCATCGGATTCAGACTGCTCATAAGTGAATAAGTCAAGGAACTCATAACACTCTCACTTGCCGATGAATCCATTCCAACCAGACCACCAACTAAAGAGGGAACTAACCAGATCCCGCACATAATGATGGCAATCAGCATTCCAATTATGGCTTCGATGGATCGCCGATAAGAATGATTGCTCATAGAATCAAATAGTAAGAATATAAATGCCCCAATCCCCATCATAGCCGCGATCATAACATGACTAAATACCATCAGCGACATAAATATCATAATTCCTATCATAGCTAACTTTCTACGAAGGCGTACATAGCGATAAAGATTATAGACTAGATAAGGAATTAATATCGTCGTAACCATTCGAGGAAGATTTCCCTCACAAAAGAAAACTCGGATATTCTCTGGGAAGAAGAACCATAATAGGCCGATGACGCCACAAGTCTTCATCCTTCTTGTCGCCTTTCCCCATAATAGAAATGCATAACCGCCTACAAAATAGCTGACTCCTGCAAACAGATAGTACGCATTGATCAAGTTTCCTTTACAAATTGCTTGAAGCCCTGCCATGACATAGTAAGGAAAGGGAGCCCAATAGCGATAAGGCTGCACTCCGTTATACCATTCCTTTGTATAAAGTGGATAATAATCTCCTTTTCGGATACTCTCATACATTAGATTGGATTTGAACAAATGTCCCCACATATCTGAACCAGATCCATACATTTCACCTAGCTTCAAATAGATCATAATTCCAAAACTTCCAGCTAGCAAAAGAAGCATAAAGATATTGCGATCTCTTTTGTTATTTCTCTTCATTCAGCTGTTTTAAGAAGGTCAAGAAATTCTCTACCTTCTCCTCCTTCGTCTGTTCTTGTATCTGCATTTCATCACATTCGATTACATAAGAACGAGTCGGCGTCTCACTCATTTCAATTGCTAGCAGCTTCCATCCTAACTGATTAAGTCTGATAGAAAATTCATCCATAAAATATTCGCATGTATTTTCTAAGGTTGGATTAATGGTCGTAAACGGATCAATTTCATTTAGAAAGCGATCTTGATAATCTGCCAAAAAGGATTCCATCTTATCTTCAACCTGATTAAACTGAATAAAACTTTCCTTTAGTTTTATTGCATCAATTGCGATCTCCCACGTATGAGGATGGCTCTTACCAAGAAATCCATTGATTGAAATCGCATGACTGGCATTCAAATAAAACTTAAAACGATACTTTTCATTCTTCATCTTTAACTCCTCCATCATAGAAATAAAATCTTAGTAGATACAATAAGAAAAATGGACCTGCCACCGACAGTCCTTTACTCATGATAAAGTTCATCTTAGGATCAAACGATACAAATAAAACCTGATTTCCAAGATAGATCAAACAGTCCGCAAAAACTAATCCGATCAAGAAGGTACCAAAGTAGATTACAAAATCCCTTCTTCCACGATTCATCGTAAATACCAGTTTCTTAGATAACAAATAATCAATAAAAAAACCAGTTACAACACCGATCGTGTTCGCTACCACTAAATTAACATGTCCAATTCGATACAGTACATAAACAAGACAAACATCTAGGATTGTTACCAAGACTGAATTCGTAAAGTAGATCATTAATTTCTTCATGAGTTCTTCTCTCTCCAATCCTTCATAAGCGATTCATATGCTCCAAACGTGGATGTGTTCCCTGCAACGATCAATTCTTTATGAGCAAGCCCAAATGATTCCAGCATTTCTGCTACTGCTACTATTTCTTCGCCTGTTGTATAATAAACTAACAGAAGATAAATTTCCGGTTCCAGTCTTGCTACAAATGTTCTTTGATTTAGCAATTCTTTTAGTTGTTCTTTCTGTTGTTCCGTAATATGATACGAGAAAAAAGTCACCATTCCAATCGGACCAAACTGATTTCCTTCTGATTTTCGAATCAGATCTTCTGCCATTTCACGATCATACAGTTGATTCATATGCTCTAATTTACTTTTCTTATAATCGGAATATGACATTTCTTCTAATCTTCTATTCTTCGTAACAATATTCTCTGTAAGCTCCTCCACTTGTTTTCCCAGTGCAATTACTCTGCCGAACAGTAAAATGATAATGCAGAATAAGAGCAAAGCCGGACTCATTACAGTTAAGAATCGATAGATATTATTGTCTCTTAACTCCAATAGGGCGAATACCACACTTGAAAAGAAAAATATACCTGCTCCGGCTACAAGTGCTATTAACTGCTTTCTGTTATCCATTCTTATGTTTCCTCCATCGTAGATCAAAGCAAAGTCTAAGACTTCTAATGGCTGTCTTTACAACATGCATTTTTGATTCTCCAGCCTTGTAATCATAATGAAGTTCAAATGGTACCTCTGCAAAAACAGCCCCCACCTCATAAAGCTTATAAAGAACTTCTGCCATACAAGTAAAACCATTCTCACCAATAAATTGGTTCTGATACTTCATATAAGCTCGCTTTAAAATAGTTCCTTTATAGAGACGATACCCACAAGTATAATCTTTCACCTTAGGTACACCTAGTAAGATCTGATATACATAACGTGCCATAATACTTGTCATTTCACGATACTTGGCTAATCCATGGACTTTAGAACCTCCCTCATATCGAGAAGCGATCACAACATCACAACGGGTCTGATTCATTTTTTCCAACATAGAAAATACATAGCTAGGATCCTGAGTATTATCGCAATCCATGAGACAAAAATAGGAACTACTTCCAAAACGTTTTAATCCCTTATAAAATCCTGTATTCACCGCACGTCCAAGGCCTTTATTCCCATTATGATCTTCCAATATGACATTATCATATTGGTCCATTAACCCTAAGATGATCTCTTTCGTACGATCCTTACTTCCATCATTAATGATCATAATGTGCAGAGATAGACCTATCTCTTCTAGTATTTCTTTATACTGCTGCCAGTTGAGAACAAGACGTTCTACATCCTTTTCTTCGTTATAAGCCGGAAGAAGCACGACTAAATTATTCATTTTCATTCACTGAGATCCTTTTCTTTATCTTATTCATTCGTTCACAAAAAGCATGAAAATCCTTGGTAATGATCTGCTTTAAGATTGCTTTCTCTTCTGTCAGGTTTTTGGTACGCCATGTCTGCTCTCCTCGAATGGAGTTAATAATCCCAGCAAAGCGGAACCAGAAAATAATAAAATTATAAAATGGAAGAAGTAAAACCGCATACCATTTTCTCATATAGTATTTTTTTAACTCTTTATATTCTGTTAAGTAAATTGATACATTCACATAATATAAAAACGAAGTCATCATATAAAGTAAAAAGATCAGCACAACACTGATAACAACCAATTTAATTGGATAATTTAGAAAAACTAAAAATAGAAGTGCAAAATACCAGATCATTCTTGGGAATGCATAGGTATGATCAAAGATTAGCAGACGAACTGCAAAATTTTGAAAGGAAACTCTTTTTCTATTTTTCTTGCGATTCAGGAAAAGATGGGCAACTTCTATCTCACCTCGCTGCCATCGCTGGCGTTGCGTATATAGTTTATTCATACCTTCGATCGGATCCACAAAGAAAATAGCATTCGAACATACTTTAACTTTTCGATTCAATTCTTGCCTTACCTGAAATGTAATCTGTGTATCCTCACATACGGTATCCGTATGATATAGTTTCGTCTTCATGATCGTAGAACGACGAAAACCTGAGAATGCCCCTGATAATGTATAAATGCTATTAAATGCAGATTCAAATGTTCGACCTGCTAGAAATGCTTGGGCATATTCGACAAACTCAATCTTACGTAATAATCGTAACCATCGTCCTTCCGTCTGTTCGATCATATCCGTTGAAGATAAAATAGTACCTGTCATACAATCTGTCTTTTTATCATGTTCGAATTGATATACCATATTTCTGATTGCATTCGGATGCAATACTCCATCTGAATCAATATTGATGATATATTCTCCTTTACTGTTAAAGAGTGCAAGATTCAGCGCTTTTGACTTTCCTTGCTTAGAATTCATCCAGATCATCTTAAGGGTCGAAAATTCCTTTTGGCAATCCATATACACCTGAAAGCTATCATCTTCTCCCTCATTGTTTACAAGCATAACCTCAATCTTTTCATCTGGATAATTACTTTCCACGATCGAAGCAATGCAAGCTCGCAAGGAGTCCCTTGAATTATAGACAGGGATAATAATTGTAATAAGAGGAAAATAATTATTCTCTGGTTCCTTCTTATTATTTCGATAAAATAAAAGCATAAAAAATTGGATCACTGCCGGA carries:
- a CDS encoding amino acid ABC transporter, amino acid-binding protein produces the protein MKKRSLVCLLLVLCMLVAGCKSEKAADGKDHSLENVKDAGELILGLDASFPPMGFKNDDQEIVGFDIDVATEVCKRMDVKLKLQPISWDAKEQELNTNNIDCIWNGFSYSDQYAKSMTLSKPYMKNTQVAVVLADSDIKTIDDLKGKTVAIQNGSTASLAIDKHKEFKDGLKELIKVDDNVQALMDLKVKGSDCVVLDEVVARYYTGKEKGRFRVLEESLADEQYVIGFRKGETSLCKEVEKQLKEMKADGTLAKISEKWFDKDITIIQ
- a CDS encoding UDP-N-acetylglucosamine 2-epimerase, translated to MKKIMVVFGTRPEAIKMCPLVLALREEKQFETIVTVTGQHKEMLDQVLDCFGVIPHHNLDVMQENQTLFDITITILERMKEVLLLEQPDLVLVHGDTTTTYATALSAFYLGIPVGHVEAGLRTHDIYAPFPEEFNRQSVGILAKYHFAPTDRAACNLEREGKSKEQILVTGNTAIDALKSTIQPNYHHEVLDWAKGSRLIFLTAHRRENLGTPLRHIFQGILRAVREFPDVKIVYPVHPNPSVIEIANEVFGEEERIRLIPPLDVIGCHNMMRHSYLVLTDSGGIQEEAPSLGKPVLVLRDVTERMEGVLAGSLLLVGTNENKVYAAVKEMLLNEESYESMAKVKNPYGDGNASKKIVDFLREELLKETVKE
- a CDS encoding 6-pyruvoyl-tetrahydropterin synthase related protein, coding for MKNEKYRFKFYLNASHAISINGFLGKSHPHTWEIAIDAIKLKESFIQFNQVEDKMESFLADYQDRFLNEIDPFTTINPTLENTCEYFMDEFSIRLNQLGWKLLAIEMSETPTRSYVIECDEMQIQEQTKEEKVENFLTFLKQLNEEK
- a CDS encoding predicted membrane protein; the encoded protein is MKKLMIYFTNSVLVTILDVCLVYVLYRIGHVNLVVANTIGVVTGFFIDYLLSKKLVFTMNRGRRDFVIYFGTFLIGLVFADCLIYLGNQVLFVSFDPKMNFIMSKGLSVAGPFFLLYLLRFYFYDGGVKDEE
- a CDS encoding glycosyltransferase, yielding MNNLVVLLPAYNEEKDVERLVLNWQQYKEILEEIGLSLHIMIINDGSKDRTKEIILGLMDQYDNVILEDHNGNKGLGRAVNTGFYKGLKRFGSSSYFCLMDCDNTQDPSYVFSMLEKMNQTRCDVVIASRYEGGSKVHGLAKYREMTSIMARYVYQILLGVPKVKDYTCGYRLYKGTILKRAYMKYQNQFIGENGFTCMAEVLYKLYEVGAVFAEVPFELHYDYKAGESKMHVVKTAIRSLRLCFDLRWRKHKNG
- a CDS encoding glycosyltransferase, which codes for MRLIDYIYSSILFWMAWIIIPLLMEILPAVIQFFMLLFYRNNKKEPENNYFPLITIIIPVYNSRDSLRACIASIVESNYPDEKIEVMLVNNEGEDDSFQVYMDCQKEFSTLKMIWMNSKQGKSKALNLALFNSKGEYIINIDSDGVLHPNAIRNMVYQFEHDKKTDCMTGTILSSTDMIEQTEGRWLRLLRKIEFVEYAQAFLAGRTFESAFNSIYTLSGAFSGFRRSTIMKTKLYHTDTVCEDTQITFQVRQELNRKVKVCSNAIFFVDPIEGMNKLYTQRQRWQRGEIEVAHLFLNRKKNRKRVSFQNFAVRLLIFDHTYAFPRMIWYFALLFLVFLNYPIKLVVISVVLIFLLYMMTSFLYYVNVSIYLTEYKELKKYYMRKWYAVLLLPFYNFIIFWFRFAGIINSIRGEQTWRTKNLTEEKAILKQIITKDFHAFCERMNKIKKRISVNENE